A window of the Bacillus andreraoultii genome harbors these coding sequences:
- a CDS encoding o-succinylbenzoate--CoA ligase yields MNAMLTIPNWLMKRVQLTPNRLALHFNDEKISFNELYLRVTSTAERLYHGGIRKGDRVAVLLNNHVEMVVILHALQLIGSTAVLLNTRLQSEELLYQLQDSHSSFLISEEKLAEQWKPMIGNLQDYMIIENLPYMEKTSFPYVTEFDLQDICTMMYTSGTTGRPKGVLQTYGNHWSSAMGSVLNLGLQENDAWLTAVPLFHISGFSTLIRSALYGIPVILYEKFDERIINEALIEGKATIISVVSTMVQRMMNALGEQLYHPSFRCMLIGGGPVPLSLLETCKNKQIPVFQTYGLTETSSQIVTLAPEDSIRKLGSAGKPLFYSQIRIEKDGKISEPNQVGEIAVKGPNVTIGYYNREEANKKSFTSDGWFYTGDIGYLDEEGFLFVLDRRSDLIISGGENIYPSEIENVIGSHSKIKEVSVVGMNDSLWGQVPVAFYVVKDGENVSDQELEQFCRLHLANYKVPKKWMPIEELPKNASNKILRRVLKEQLED; encoded by the coding sequence ATGAATGCTATGTTAACGATACCGAATTGGTTAATGAAAAGAGTCCAATTAACGCCAAATCGACTTGCTCTCCATTTTAATGATGAAAAAATTAGTTTTAATGAGCTATACTTGAGGGTCACAAGCACTGCAGAACGTTTATACCATGGAGGAATTCGTAAAGGTGATCGTGTTGCTGTCCTATTAAATAATCATGTAGAGATGGTTGTTATTTTGCATGCATTACAATTAATTGGTAGTACAGCTGTTTTACTAAATACTCGCTTGCAATCTGAAGAATTACTCTATCAATTACAAGATAGTCATTCTTCATTTTTAATTAGTGAAGAAAAATTAGCCGAACAGTGGAAACCAATGATTGGAAATTTACAAGACTACATGATTATAGAAAACTTACCGTATATGGAAAAGACATCTTTTCCTTATGTAACAGAATTCGATTTACAAGATATTTGTACAATGATGTATACATCAGGAACTACTGGGCGGCCAAAAGGTGTGTTGCAAACGTATGGAAATCATTGGTCAAGTGCGATGGGTTCGGTACTAAATTTAGGTCTGCAAGAAAATGATGCATGGCTTACAGCAGTTCCGTTGTTTCATATTAGTGGTTTTTCTACATTAATTCGTAGTGCTTTATATGGCATACCCGTTATTTTATATGAGAAATTTGATGAAAGAATAATCAATGAAGCATTAATTGAAGGAAAAGCTACGATTATATCAGTCGTAAGTACAATGGTTCAACGGATGATGAATGCGTTGGGGGAACAACTATACCATCCATCTTTTCGGTGTATGCTTATCGGAGGTGGACCTGTACCATTAAGTCTTCTTGAAACATGTAAAAACAAACAAATCCCGGTATTTCAAACGTACGGATTAACCGAAACATCTTCACAAATTGTTACATTAGCTCCAGAAGATAGTATTCGTAAATTAGGATCTGCTGGAAAACCACTTTTTTATAGTCAAATTCGAATTGAAAAGGATGGAAAAATTTCTGAGCCTAATCAAGTTGGGGAAATTGCTGTGAAGGGACCCAATGTGACAATTGGTTATTATAATCGAGAAGAAGCGAATAAGAAGAGTTTTACATCAGATGGTTGGTTTTATACGGGTGATATTGGTTATTTAGATGAGGAAGGATTTCTATTCGTTTTAGATCGACGCTCAGATTTAATCATATCTGGTGGGGAAAATATTTATCCTTCAGAAATAGAAAATGTAATTGGATCACACTCGAAAATTAAAGAAGTAAGTGTTGTAGGAATGAATGATTCTCTTTGGGGTCAAGTACCCGTCGCGTTTTATGTAGTAAAAGATGGAGAGAATGTATCAGATCAAGAACTTGAACAATTTTGTAGGCTACATTTAGCTAATTACAAAGTTCCAAAGAAATGGATGCCAATTGAGGAACTGCCGAAAAATGCTTCAAACAAAATATTACGGAGAGTTTTAAAAGAACAGTTAGAAGATTAA